One part of the Capricornis sumatraensis isolate serow.1 chromosome 13, serow.2, whole genome shotgun sequence genome encodes these proteins:
- the DLL1 gene encoding delta-like protein 1 yields MGGRCALALAVLSALLCQVWSSGVFELKLQEFVNKKGLLGNRNCCRGGAGPPPCACRTFFRVCLKHYQASVSPEPPCTYGSAVTPVLGIDSFSLPDGAGADPAFSNPIRFPFGFTWPGTFSLIIEALHTDSPDDLATENPERLISRLATQRHLAVGEEWSQDLHSSGRTDLKYSYRFVCDEHYFGEGCSVFCRPRDDAFGHFTCGERGEKVCNPGWKGQYCTEPICLPGCDEQHGFCDKPGECKCRVGWQGRYCDQCIRYPGCLHGTCQQPWQCNCQEGWGGLFCNQGKHPPPQPARLGSATGEVASRISPPLPASTLADLNYCTHHKPCRNGATCTNTGQGSYTCSCRPGYTGANCETEVDECSVGPCRNGGSCTDLENSYSCTCPPGFYGRVCELSAMVCADGPCFNGGRCSDNPEGGYTCRCPGGFSGFNCEKKMDSCSSSPCSNGAQCVDLGDAYVCRCQAGFSGKHCDDNVDDCASSPCAHGGTCRDGVNEYSCTCPPGYTGRNCSAPISRCGHAPCHNGATCHERAFRYLCECARGYGGPNCQFLLPEPPPGPVVVDLTEQYVEGQAGPLPWVAVGAGVVLVLTLLLGCAATVVCVRLRLQKRRPPADPCRGETETMNNLASHRREKDVSVSVIGATQIKNTNKKADFHVEPSAEKNGLTARDPAVGYNLLQGLKGTTATVEPHGKHDAKCQPQGSAGEEKGTPTLRGGEASERKRPDSVYSASKDTKYQSVYVISEEQDECVIATEV; encoded by the exons ATGGGCGGGCGGTGCGCCCTGGCCCTCGCCGTACTCTCGGCCCTGCTGTGCCAG GTCTGGAGCTCCGGGGTGTTCGAGCTGAAGCTGCAGGAGTTCGTCAACAAGAAGGGGCTGCTGGGGAACCGCAACTGCTGCCGCGGGGGCGCGGGCCCGCCGCCGTGCGCCTGCAGGACCTTCTTCCGCGTGTGCCTCAAGCACTACCAGGCCAGCGTGTCCCCCGAGCCGCCCTGCACCTACGGCAGCGCCGTCACTCCGGTGCTGGGCATCGACTCCTTCAGCCTCCCGGACGGCGCGGGCGCGGACCCCGCCTTCAGCAACCCCATCCGCTTCCCCTTTGGCTTCACCTGGCCG ggaaccttctctCTGATCATTGAAGCTCTCCACACAGATTCTCCGGATGACCTTGCAACAG AGAACCCAGAAAGGCTTATCAGCCGCCTGGCCACACAGAGGCACCTGGCGGTCGGGGAGGAGTGGTCCCAGGATCTGCACAGCAGCGGCCGCACGGACCTCAAGTACTCCTACCGCTTTGTGTGTGATGAGCACTACTTTGGCGAAGGCTGCTCCGTCTTCTGCCGCCCCCGAGATGACGCCTTTGGCCACTTCACCTgcggggagagaggggagaaagtCTGCAACCCTGGCTGGAAGGGCCAGTACTGCACAGAGC CCATCTGTTTGCCAGGGTGCGATGAGCAGCACGGATTTTGTGACAAGCCAGGGGAATGCAA GTGCAGAGTGGGCTGGCAGGGCCGGTACTGCGACCAGTGCATCCGGTACCCAGGCTGTCTCCACGGCACCTGCCAGCAGCCCTGGCAATGCAACTGCCAGGAGGGCTGGGGGGGCCTTTTCTGCAACCAGGGTAAGCATCCGCCCCCGCAGCCTGCCCGCCTGGGCTCCGCCACAGGCGAGGTCGCCTCCCgcatctctcctcctctccccgccTCCACCCTCGCAGACCTCAACTACTGCACACACCACAAGCCCTGCAGGAACGGGGCCACCTGCACCAACACGGGCCAAGGGAGCTACACGTGCTCGTGCCGGCCTGGGTACACGGGGGCCAACTGCGAGACGGAGGTGGACGAGTGCAGCGTCGGGCCTTGCAGGAACGGAGGGAGCTGTACG GACCTTGAGAACAGCTACTCCTGCACCTGCCCACCCGGTTTCTACGGCAGGGTCTGTGAGCTGAGTGCCATGGTGTGTGCCGACGGCCCCTGCTTCAATGGGGGCCGGTGCTCCGACAACCCCGAGGGCGGGTACACCTGCCGCTGTCCTGGGGGCTTTTCTGGCTTTAACTGTGAGAAGAAGATGGATTCCTGCAGTTCCTCGCCTTGTTCCAATG GTGCGCAGTGCGTGGACCTCGGCGACGCTTACGTCTGCCGCTGCCAGGCCGGCTTCTCTGGGAAGCACTGTGACGACAACGTGGACGACTGTGCCTCCTCCCCGTGTGCCCACGGGGGCACCTGCCGGGACGGCGTGAACGAGTACTCCTGCACCTGCCCCCCCGGGTACACGGGCAGGAACTGCAGTGCCCCCATCAGCAGGTGCGGGCACGCGCCCTGCCACAACGGGGCCACCTGCCACGAGCGGGCCTTCCGCTACCTGTGCGAGTGTGCCCGGGGCTACGGGGGCCCCAACTGCCAGTTCCTGCTCCCCGAGCCGCCCCCGGGCCCCGTGGTGGTGGACCTCACGGAGCAGTACGTGGAGGGCCAGGCCGGCCCGCTCCCCTGGGTGGCCGTTGGGGCGGGCGTGGTGCTGGTCCTCACGCTGCTGCTGGGCTGTGCCGCCACGGTGGTCTGCGTGCGGCTGAGGCTGCAGAAGCGCCGGCCCCCTGCAGACCCCTGCCGGGGGGAGACGGAAACCATGAACAACCTGGCCAGCCACCGGCGCGAGAAGGACGTCTCCGTCAGCGTCATCGGGGCCACGCAGATCAAGAACACCAACAAGAAGGCAGACTTCCATGTGGAGCCCAGTGCGGAGAAAAATGGCCTCACAGCTCGAGACCCCGCCGTGGGCTACAACCTGCTGCAGGGCCTCAAGGGTACCACAGCCACGGTGGAGCCCCATGGCAAGCACGATGCCAAGTGCCAGCCCCAGggctctgcgggggaggagaagggcacccCGACACTCAGAGG TGGAGAAGCGTCTGAAAGAAAAAGGCCGGACTCTGTGTACTCTGCTTCAAAAGACACAAAGTACCAGTCGGTGTACGTCATATCCGAGGAGCAGGACGAGTGTGTCATCGCAACTGAG GTGTGA